In Zobellia roscoffensis, the following are encoded in one genomic region:
- a CDS encoding malectin domain-containing carbohydrate-binding protein, whose translation MRRNLITRFFLFSMLLVSFIMIPAACSSDDGGTDKEQVDPDPKPDPDPEQVADPTNENTTIDATAAAHANGVSTSTVTVQLADTDGKKLSASGGTVALSATGSATVSEITDNADGTYTATVSGEVEETITVSGTLDGTDLTSTVDITFNPDQSNPAQEAEQSTEAAGPTLLRINCGGDEITFGDVTFLADQYFDGPTEAYNNPNVEASSITNTDMPELYTTERITDNTDVKGPFSYKIPVTDGTYTVKLYFAEVYWGVQNPEGLGEDDGTGRRIFNITMEDEAIFTGYDLYKEHGALSAGNRMYDIEVADGELTITFEATVNKPKISGIEIFGNGEVVLD comes from the coding sequence ATGAGACGTAATTTAATTACACGATTTTTTCTGTTCTCAATGTTACTTGTATCGTTTATTATGATACCTGCAGCATGTAGCAGCGATGACGGAGGAACAGACAAGGAACAAGTTGACCCAGATCCGAAACCGGATCCAGACCCAGAACAGGTAGCGGACCCTACTAATGAAAATACAACTATAGATGCTACAGCTGCTGCTCATGCTAACGGAGTAAGCACTTCAACCGTAACCGTACAATTAGCGGATACCGATGGAAAAAAACTAAGCGCAAGCGGAGGTACCGTTGCACTATCTGCTACTGGATCAGCCACAGTATCTGAAATAACTGATAACGCAGATGGAACATATACCGCAACTGTAAGCGGTGAAGTTGAAGAAACGATAACAGTATCCGGAACATTAGATGGTACGGACTTAACGAGCACTGTAGATATCACTTTTAACCCAGACCAATCGAATCCAGCACAAGAAGCGGAACAGTCAACAGAAGCAGCCGGTCCTACTTTACTAAGAATCAATTGTGGAGGAGACGAAATAACTTTTGGAGATGTTACTTTTCTTGCCGACCAATATTTTGATGGTCCTACCGAAGCATATAACAATCCTAATGTAGAGGCTTCAAGTATAACGAATACAGATATGCCTGAACTCTATACTACAGAGAGAATAACTGATAATACAGATGTTAAAGGTCCTTTTTCCTATAAAATTCCTGTTACAGATGGTACATATACGGTTAAACTCTACTTTGCAGAAGTTTATTGGGGTGTTCAAAACCCTGAAGGATTAGGTGAAGATGATGGTACAGGACGCAGAATCTTTAATATTACCATGGAAGATGAAGCAATTTTCACAGGTTATGATCTTTATAAAGAGCATGGCGCATTATCTGCTGGAAACCGTATGTACGATATTGAAGTTGCAGATGGTGAGTTAACAATTACTTTTGAAGCTACCGTTAATAAGCCTAAAATTTCTGGTATTGAAATTTTTGGTAATGGAGAAGTCGTTTTAGATTAA
- a CDS encoding sensor histidine kinase: MMTLAGASIVTLYSGGINSPFIFVLALIVVAGYVTTKAYGTLYLNLNILIIVLIYLQNVADFNFVKNAVPEDSKNLFALLSVLFSVYLLGGVFGKNLLQAHHNLYKTKNELEEKIREKETLIKEVHHRVKNNLQTVSSLLSLQSRSIVDKDVKSLLKSSQNRVITMAIVHEMLYMREDLSKIEYKSYVQELAEYLVRSIKGTSSNITLNIDIPNVKLNIDTAIPLGLLINETVTNALKYGIVDESKGEILIKLRKTDNNEFILNLGDNGQGFPEDITHKNSKSLGLKLIHNLSRQLQGSIIRDLSQKGTHYTIKFKEIRDQVTSVA; this comes from the coding sequence ATGATGACACTAGCCGGAGCTAGCATAGTAACTCTATACAGCGGGGGAATAAATAGCCCATTTATTTTTGTATTAGCATTAATAGTAGTTGCGGGATATGTTACTACCAAAGCGTACGGTACACTTTACCTTAACTTGAATATATTAATTATTGTGCTGATTTATCTGCAAAATGTTGCCGATTTCAACTTTGTGAAAAATGCGGTGCCTGAAGATTCAAAAAATCTATTTGCCTTACTTAGTGTATTATTTTCTGTATATCTACTTGGTGGTGTTTTTGGAAAGAACTTATTACAGGCGCATCATAATTTATATAAAACCAAGAACGAACTAGAAGAAAAAATACGCGAAAAAGAAACTTTAATAAAAGAAGTTCATCATAGGGTAAAAAATAACCTGCAGACTGTTTCTAGTTTACTAAGTCTTCAATCTAGAAGCATTGTAGATAAAGACGTTAAGAGTCTTTTAAAAAGCAGTCAAAACCGAGTAATTACTATGGCTATAGTACATGAAATGCTCTATATGCGAGAAGATTTATCTAAAATTGAATATAAATCTTACGTACAAGAACTTGCAGAATATTTAGTGCGATCCATTAAAGGAACTAGTAGTAACATTACTTTAAACATAGATATACCTAATGTAAAATTGAATATAGACACTGCTATACCTCTAGGCCTATTAATTAACGAAACCGTCACCAACGCTCTTAAATATGGCATTGTAGATGAAAGTAAGGGGGAGATACTCATTAAACTTAGAAAAACGGACAATAATGAGTTCATTTTAAATTTGGGAGATAATGGCCAGGGCTTTCCTGAAGACATAACTCATAAGAACTCAAAATCTCTTGGACTCAAACTCATACACAATTTATCGCGCCAACTGCAAGGCTCAATAATACGGGATCTTAGTCAAAAAGGTACACACTATACTATAAAATTCAAGGAAATAAGAGATCAGGTGACGAGTGTTGCGTAA
- a CDS encoding sensor histidine kinase produces the protein MNIIQSRLDSQSRLLINFAYSSSALAFLIGIFLIYTMGVLGYIPATFILYAILNLTNTFLYKKYNKLLITSLISSGLSLIGVIVVTIYSGGINSPFIFVFSIIILGGYMTAHIFGKIYLTIVLLAIIGIYVITEFGSVTNEIPENSKELYSLISIVFCSYLLLGVFGKHLLLTHERLEASKSKIEAGIAEKEVLLRTVHHRVKNNLQTVSSLLSLQSKNTDNNKIKELAISSQLRINSMAMIHEMLYMQNNISKIAFKPYLKELTDFLIKSANSKNLDITINIDMPEVNLGLDTTIPLGLLINEAVTNSLKYGFPENTAGQIDILLQENNKESHSYFLDITDNGIGFPEEINHKTTKSLGLKLMHNLGRQLRGSVTRIQTNKGTGYHITFKDKDRHLPGING, from the coding sequence ATGAACATAATTCAAAGCAGATTAGACAGCCAAAGTAGGCTGTTGATCAACTTTGCATACTCTTCATCTGCTCTGGCATTTTTAATAGGCATATTTTTAATTTATACTATGGGTGTTTTAGGCTATATACCAGCTACATTCATTCTATATGCCATATTGAACCTTACTAACACGTTTTTATATAAAAAATATAATAAACTACTCATCACCTCATTAATTAGCTCTGGCTTATCCCTGATTGGCGTTATTGTCGTAACCATATATAGCGGAGGTATTAACAGTCCGTTTATTTTTGTGTTCAGTATCATAATTTTGGGAGGCTACATGACAGCTCATATTTTCGGAAAAATATATTTAACAATTGTATTGTTAGCAATTATTGGAATCTACGTCATAACCGAATTCGGATCTGTAACTAATGAAATACCTGAGAACTCAAAAGAGCTGTATAGCTTAATATCTATAGTTTTTTGTTCTTATTTATTGCTTGGTGTTTTTGGCAAACACCTTTTGTTAACCCATGAGAGATTAGAAGCTTCAAAATCAAAAATAGAAGCAGGCATAGCCGAAAAAGAAGTCCTTCTTAGAACGGTTCACCATAGAGTAAAAAACAATTTACAGACCGTATCCAGCCTTCTAAGTTTGCAATCCAAAAACACTGATAACAATAAAATAAAAGAGCTCGCCATCAGCAGTCAACTTAGAATAAATTCTATGGCTATGATTCACGAAATGCTTTATATGCAAAACAATATATCTAAAATTGCTTTTAAGCCTTACTTGAAAGAACTTACCGATTTCTTAATAAAATCGGCCAACAGCAAAAACCTTGATATTACCATAAATATAGATATGCCAGAAGTTAATCTTGGCTTAGACACAACTATACCCTTAGGTTTACTTATTAATGAAGCCGTCACAAATTCATTAAAATACGGATTTCCGGAAAATACGGCCGGTCAAATAGATATTCTTCTCCAAGAAAACAATAAAGAATCTCACAGTTATTTTCTAGATATTACTGACAACGGAATAGGTTTTCCAGAAGAAATAAACCATAAGACCACCAAATCGCTAGGGCTTAAACTTATGCATAACCTAGGTAGGCAATTAAGGGGTTCTGTTACACGTATTCAAACCAACAAAGGAACTGGCTACCACATCACTTTTAAAGATAAGGACCGTCATCTACCTGGAATAAATGGTTAA
- a CDS encoding sensor histidine kinase produces MRKPKIRLNRISDKTKLLLKFNYISSALSLIIGLICSYAFHMQGTIPYVFYFYLVLNLLNIAAFNKHKNLTTMAIFTSVLSFLSTIVITLFSGGINSPFIFILGLIVLAGYISTRVFGKIYLYLIIISIIFIYLIDYSNFDFIVNEVPETYRNLFSLISILFSVYLLGGVLGKNLLHTHHNLYKSKARIEKSVDEKENLLREVHHRVKNNLQTVSSLLNLQARNTPNKQIKELVKSSQNRVTAMAMIHEMLYVRDNLSKIEFGSYVQELTQYLLRTVEQKDRKIDVTINIPDTLLSIDTAIPLGLLINETVTNSIKYGFRDVDESKITIEIEKRYQNKFILKIADNGTGFPLDYDFKNSNTLGLRLIHNLARQLQGTIERLPTEEGTTYKLVFQDIASQFNT; encoded by the coding sequence ATGCGAAAGCCAAAAATACGTCTGAACAGGATTAGTGACAAGACCAAGTTACTCCTAAAGTTCAACTATATATCATCTGCTCTTAGCCTAATAATTGGGCTAATCTGTTCGTATGCATTTCATATGCAAGGAACCATACCTTATGTTTTTTATTTCTATTTAGTTCTAAATTTATTGAATATTGCTGCCTTTAATAAACATAAGAACCTAACTACAATGGCAATCTTTACTTCGGTACTTTCATTTTTAAGTACTATTGTAATTACACTATTTAGTGGTGGTATCAATAGTCCATTTATCTTTATTCTAGGCTTAATTGTTCTTGCAGGTTATATATCCACAAGAGTTTTTGGTAAAATTTACCTTTATCTTATTATAATCTCCATAATTTTCATTTACCTAATTGATTATTCTAATTTTGACTTCATAGTGAACGAGGTTCCTGAGACCTATAGAAATTTATTCAGCTTAATCAGTATACTATTTTCAGTCTATTTATTGGGTGGTGTTCTCGGCAAAAATTTGCTACACACTCATCACAATCTTTACAAATCAAAAGCTAGAATTGAAAAAAGCGTAGACGAAAAAGAAAATCTGCTGCGAGAGGTACATCATAGGGTTAAAAACAATCTTCAAACCGTTTCTAGCCTTTTAAACTTACAAGCTAGAAATACACCTAATAAACAAATAAAGGAATTGGTCAAAAGCAGTCAAAACAGAGTAACGGCAATGGCTATGATTCATGAAATGCTATATGTTCGGGATAATCTCTCTAAAATTGAATTTGGGTCTTACGTTCAAGAGCTAACCCAATACCTTCTACGAACGGTTGAGCAAAAAGACAGAAAGATAGATGTTACCATTAACATCCCAGATACATTGTTAAGTATTGATACCGCCATTCCTCTTGGTCTATTGATTAATGAAACTGTAACAAATTCCATTAAATACGGGTTTAGAGATGTAGATGAAAGCAAAATAACCATTGAGATTGAAAAGCGATATCAAAACAAGTTTATACTTAAAATTGCCGACAATGGGACGGGTTTTCCTTTAGACTATGATTTCAAAAACTCCAATACGTTAGGATTGAGACTAATTCACAATCTTGCAAGACAACTACAAGGTACAATAGAACGACTTCCAACAGAAGAAGGCACAACATATAAGCTAGTATTTCAAGATATTGCAAGTCAATTTAACACATAA
- a CDS encoding Gfo/Idh/MocA family oxidoreductase: MKKSRRNFLSSISMLAASTALPLHAFNFGSSKKLKIALVGTGIRGITFWGKRLVDQYSDIIEFVGLSDINESRLAYGKKYIAVSCPIFTDFEKMVKDTRPDLIIVTTKDSTHHQFIIKGLEMGCDVLTEKPLTVDETKCQAILDAEKKSNKNLIVGFNYRWSPYATKIKELLMNKTIGDLVSVDFNWYLNTYHGASYFRRWHGEMGSSGSLWVHKATHHFDLLNWWIDSEPNEVFAYGDLEFYGKNGPFRGDNCRNCNHAKECDFYWDISQDEFMKELYVDHEHEDGYIRDNCLFREDIDIYDKMSAQVKYADNTTLNYSLTTYSPFEGWRVAFNGTKGRIEASQDIPYHKINTISEAEKHTNEMAQTNKEELSYEPIIVHKLWHEHETIQVPMEKKGHGGGDKRLQDKIFKTTDTEDPYGRTAGIRDGAMSILIGIGARRSIEQKKVIQISQLTDLKPQKKR; the protein is encoded by the coding sequence ATGAAAAAATCTCGCCGGAATTTTTTGTCCTCAATCAGTATGTTAGCTGCAAGTACCGCTTTGCCCCTCCATGCCTTCAATTTTGGTTCATCAAAAAAACTAAAAATTGCCCTAGTTGGTACCGGAATACGCGGTATTACATTTTGGGGAAAAAGATTAGTGGATCAATATTCAGATATTATAGAATTTGTAGGCCTTTCGGATATAAATGAAAGTAGACTTGCTTACGGTAAAAAATACATAGCTGTTTCATGTCCTATTTTCACTGATTTTGAGAAAATGGTGAAAGACACGCGCCCAGATCTCATCATCGTTACTACCAAAGATTCCACCCATCATCAATTTATAATAAAAGGTCTAGAAATGGGGTGTGATGTACTCACAGAAAAACCTCTAACAGTAGATGAAACAAAATGCCAAGCTATTTTAGATGCCGAAAAAAAGTCAAATAAAAACTTAATTGTTGGTTTCAATTATAGATGGAGTCCTTATGCTACAAAAATTAAGGAACTCTTGATGAACAAGACTATTGGCGATTTAGTCTCTGTAGATTTTAATTGGTACCTGAATACCTACCATGGTGCTTCATACTTTAGAAGATGGCATGGAGAAATGGGAAGCAGCGGCTCTCTTTGGGTTCACAAGGCCACGCATCATTTTGATTTATTAAATTGGTGGATAGACTCCGAACCTAACGAAGTATTCGCCTATGGAGATTTAGAGTTCTACGGAAAAAATGGCCCTTTTAGAGGAGATAATTGCCGAAACTGTAATCATGCTAAAGAGTGTGATTTTTATTGGGATATTTCTCAAGACGAATTTATGAAGGAACTTTATGTTGATCACGAACATGAAGATGGATACATACGGGATAATTGCTTATTCCGAGAAGACATAGATATATATGATAAAATGTCTGCCCAAGTAAAGTATGCAGATAATACCACCCTCAATTATTCGCTTACCACCTACTCTCCCTTTGAAGGCTGGAGGGTGGCATTTAACGGTACAAAAGGACGTATTGAAGCTTCACAGGATATACCATACCATAAAATCAATACCATTTCCGAAGCCGAGAAACATACTAATGAAATGGCACAAACCAATAAAGAAGAGCTATCTTACGAGCCTATTATAGTGCATAAACTTTGGCACGAACACGAAACCATACAAGTTCCTATGGAAAAAAAGGGGCACGGTGGTGGTGACAAACGTTTGCAAGACAAAATATTCAAGACCACAGATACAGAAGATCCTTATGGCAGAACTGCAGGCATAAGAGATGGAGCTATGTCTATTCTCATTGGTATTGGAGCAAGACGCAGTATTGAACAAAAAAAAGTAATACAGATTTCGCAACTTACGGATTTAAAACCTCAAAAAAAACGTTGA
- the msrA gene encoding peptide-methionine (S)-S-oxide reductase MsrA, whose amino-acid sequence MMFKSILLAISLLVGTSCQSHVEKKKPIQESLAKTEILKLTNQDLENFETAYFASGCFWCVEAIFESVKGVKEVVSGYSGGTEKDPTYEQVGGGMTSHAEAVKVYYDPKVISFTALVQVFFGSHDPTTLNRQGPDRGAQYRSVAFYKNDKEKQIIEGYIKALKDQDVYDGDVITTEVTRFTKFYDAEDYHQDYERKHPNNSYITNVSVPRLNRFKQNFKEYLKDETH is encoded by the coding sequence ATGATGTTTAAATCGATACTCCTAGCTATATCCCTTTTAGTGGGCACTTCTTGTCAATCACATGTTGAGAAGAAAAAACCAATTCAAGAGTCTTTAGCAAAAACAGAAATATTAAAACTAACAAATCAAGATCTTGAAAATTTTGAAACAGCATATTTTGCTAGTGGCTGCTTTTGGTGTGTAGAAGCGATATTTGAAAGTGTAAAAGGAGTTAAAGAAGTAGTCTCAGGATACTCTGGGGGCACCGAAAAGGACCCAACCTACGAACAAGTAGGCGGTGGTATGACCAGCCATGCAGAAGCTGTTAAAGTTTATTACGACCCAAAAGTTATTTCGTTTACAGCCTTAGTCCAGGTGTTTTTTGGCTCTCACGACCCTACCACATTAAATAGACAAGGACCAGATCGCGGAGCCCAGTATAGATCCGTTGCTTTTTATAAAAACGACAAAGAAAAACAGATTATTGAAGGTTATATAAAAGCCTTAAAAGACCAAGACGTTTATGACGGGGATGTTATTACAACAGAAGTTACCAGGTTTACAAAATTCTACGATGCAGAGGACTATCACCAAGATTATGAGCGAAAACACCCTAATAACTCATACATTACTAATGTATCTGTACCAAGGCTGAACCGTTTTAAACAAAATTTTAAAGAGTATTTAAAAGATGAAACTCATTAA